The following DNA comes from Triticum aestivum cultivar Chinese Spring chromosome 3D, IWGSC CS RefSeq v2.1, whole genome shotgun sequence.
ACATCAGATGTTCCATCTTTGTATTTGGCTTACAAATCCAGGATGAGATGAAGCATTCAGAAGGTGTGCATGAAGTAGTGAAGGAGCATTCTGCCCTATCATGCTGGACATATGTTGCTACAAAGAGTCAAACTTTTGATGAAACTGAGAAAGGAACAGATGGAGAACACATGGAGCAGCTCCTGGAAGCCCTGCGATCGCCGCCAAGTGCCTCTGAGACACCTCGGCATCGCCAGTTGTACCCCCCAGGAAGAATCATGCACATGGTTGCATTGCGAATATCAGAAGAGCAAGGCAGCCAGACTGAGGGTGTTGCCCTCTACGAGACCCCTCGCGACATGTACAACAAGATCCGACTCGACAAATCGATGATAAGGGACCATTACATGCCTAGGTACATTGAGACGATGGAGATGCTCATCGACCAGCTTGCAGAGAATGACGTGCCTCCCAGTGACACCAACAACGTCCGGTTGGACTAACTTTAGAAATAAGGTACTAACCACGCCTTCTGAGAGATTTTGTAGGAAATCCTGTATGCGATGATGTTAAAATTTTAACTGCTAATTTTTTAACTAATTGCTCGGTTGTTAtttgtttgtttgatgtttttatATTATAGTGTATGTATAAATATCAAGCTGGTACGGACAATGGAGAGTTTCATGAAGGAAAGCTTTATGGCATGAAACAGTTAATTCATTTTACATAAGGGGATACATTTTGATATTGCATACTACATTTCTATTTCTTCGGTAGTTCATATCATCCCTATTCGACCGCCCGCTAGATTGGTACCCGTGATGAAATGATAGAGTCTGTGCAAATTCTTGGACACGGTTTTCTGGCGGCTTGGTATAGGTGTACATCACTATCTGATCATTAGTATGTGTTCTTTGTGGATACATATGCAATGGAATGACATCTGAAAAATTGTCATAGATTTTGCCAGAATTTTAGTTTGCCTTGTATTTTTTTTCTGCTGAGAAGCCACTTTTGACGGGCCATGTTGAATTTCACTGTTTGGTTCGGGCccattcttgagttgtaaataaacttATTTTCACATATTCTACAATTTTAAACTATCGGTCATGTAATTATACACATATTCTACGAGCTTCAGACCACTCGGCTACACCTAGGCTAATAACAGACCAGACATCCCCGGAGGGACAAGTTGGTCTCGTGACCAAATGTTTTTGCCCAGGCGTTCTTCAACATCACTCAAAATTCATGATACACTTCCTCGCAAGCCACTACAAACGGACAAGTTCGATATCACTGAGCCTTTGTCACAATTTGCTTACAACTAACCTTTTCAGGTCATCAATCGAGTCCATGAAGGCCTCTCCATAGGCGATTTGAGGACTTTTACAGTTGGTCTAACTGAACCAGATCTTCCTCAACGCGAAGGAATCGGCGCCATCAGCGAGACCTTGAAGAACTCGGGGGCTACTGATGGCGGGATCCCGGGGTAGGCCCATAATAAGGATACGACCCAACAGGCCCTCACCGCCAAGCCCTCTTAGAGAAAATCAGTCGGCTGGGACAACATCCTTAAGCCCATCTGGGTATATCGCACCACGATGTTCATCCGACTAAGCCGATCGTGGGGTGTTAAAGATTGACGTTACCAACGATGCCATAAAACCTTAGTTACACCACGATGTTATCAGGACCCTGGTAATGACCAACTTAACTGCACCCTTAGCAGGATGTGGCCATAATGACATTGTATTCTTTGCTTCGTCACTCCTATATAAGGCAAAGTCGGAATAGAATCTAGACAAGCACATTAGAATCACCCAGATCCACAGGATCACTCATTCATCATATTCTAACCACATTGTTCATACAAGAGAGACACatctagcaggagtagggtgttaccCTAGAACAGGGGGCTGAACCTAGTTAAAACCTCTACGGTGGTAAAACCTGGACATATAATTCCTGACTTATAAGCAGTCGTCTTTTTCCCAACATAAGTGACAATGGCATATTTTAGTATGTGCAACACGTCTGTATTGTACATGCTAATTTTGTTTATCTTGGCAAATTAATCAATTTAGGTTTTGTTATTTGTTTCATTTTTTATTCTCATCACTAAAACTGAATTGGAATCAAATCAAGCATCGACATTTGCCAAATAGATTGGTTGCAAGCCATTTAGAGGCCTTAAATTTGCCCCCAAAATCAGTAGGTACAAAGGCTGTAATCCAAATAACATCAACTCACCAATTTTTTTCTTGCATGATCAAGATAGCCCTTGAATCCTTGATATAATTTGCTTATGTCAGTAAACCGAATCTAGAAATCACATATGAAAGGGACTAGTCAACTTGTACCACCCTTGTCCTAATTTTAACTTAGATTCTTCAGGATAACCTGAAGTATGCTTGTCTAGCCTATAATAATGTTGTAGCATAAACATATTAGTTATTGGAATTTAATTCCATTGCTGAAAGTAGCATTAGTATCAAGCAAACTGTTCAGTTTAACTCTGAACATCGACAAAGTTGAAAATTAATCTCATTCAAGTTCTTCCCTTTTGTACCGAGCTATAGAACCAAGGGACCCAAGTGGCCTTGGGGTTTAAACTCTATGGACCCAAGTGGTTTATTTGGTTCATTATCTCTGTCCatttttgtgacgcccccgattcaatcgtacactaatcatgcacgcaaacatgtatgatcaagatcagggactcacgggaagatagcacaacacaactctaaaacataaataagtcatacaagcatcataatacaagccaggggcctcgagggctcgaatacaagtgcttgatcatagacgagtcagcggaagcaacaatatctgggtacagacataagttaaacaagttgccttaagaaggctagcacaaactgggatacagatcgaaagaggcgcaggcctcctgcctgggatcctcctaaactactcctggtcatcgtcagcgggctgcacgtagtagtaggcacctccggtgtagtaggattcgtcgtcgacggtggcgtctggctcctgggctctagcatctggttgcgacaaccaggtagaaaggaaagggggaaaaaagggagaaaagcaaccgtgagtactcatccaaagtactcgcaagcaaggagctacactacatatgcatgggtatatgtgtaaagtgccatatcggtggactgaactgcagaatgccagaataagagggggatagctaatcctgtcgaaaactatgcttctggccacctccatcttgcagcatgtagaagagagtagatggtaagttcaccaagtagcatcgcatagcataatcctacccggcgatcccctcctcgtcgccttgttagagagcgatcaccgggttatatctggcacttggaagggtgtgttttattaagtatccggttctagttgtcataaggtcaaggtacaactccgggtcgtccttttaccgagggacacggctattcgaatagataaagttccctgcaggggtgcaccacataacccaacacgctcgatcgcatttggccggacacactttcctgggtcatgcccgacctaggaagatcaacacgtcgcagccctacctaggcacaacagagaggtcagcacgccggtctaaatcctatggcgcagcggtctgggcccattgcccattgcacacctgcacgttgcgagggcggccggaagcagacctagcaacctccattacaaaggaagtcacgttacgcggtccaatctggcgcgcgccgcccagtcgctaacgtcacgaaggcttcggctgataccacgacgtcgagtgcccataactgttcccgcgtagttggttaatgcgtatagaccaaatggccagactcagatcacaTACCAAgctcttgttaagcgtgttatttttaagtatccgcggacgccgaccagggccaggcccacctctctcctaggtggtctcaacctgccttgtcgctccgccacaaagtaacagtcgggggccgtcaggaacccaggcccacctctaccgggatggagccacctgtcctttcagccccctcatcagaatcacttgcgggtactcaacgagctgacccgactttggtcaccacatgtgtcatgtatataatgtatatagtatatacccatgatcacgtcccgaagtgatcacggcccagtagtatagcatggcagacggacaagagtgtagggccactgatggaacactagcatcctatactaagcagtaggatagcaggtaagggtaacaactgtagcaacaatgataggctatgcaacagaataggattaaccgaaagcagtaacatgctacactactctaatgcaagcagtatagagaagaataggcgatatctggtgatcaagggggggcttgcctagttgctctggcaaggaggggtcgtcgtcgacgtagtcgatcacaggggcggcatcggtctcggggtctatctgagagaagagggggaagaaacaataaatataagcaCACAGATGCAatgctaagcatgacatgacgataagcagaactagggtcgacctaacgtagtactacacgttgcagatggaggcgataaacatccgaggatgaattcccgacgttaggtggattccggacaaaggaaaagaggggaaagttccaagttcagcatgctaggcgcatgtgacagatgaacgaaccgcatattcggattcgttggatttttctgagcaactttcatgtagaaaacattttcatcggagttacggtttaattactatgaatttctaaaggttaaggtattttctggaattattaatattaacagaaaaggaatattgcatcagcatgacgtcattgtgacgtcagcggtctacaggatggctgaccaggtcaaactgaccagtgggtcccacctgtcatcgacaGTGGACtgacagtgggttattttaattaaacatggCTAATTAGCAgctcggccccacatgtcagtgactatttagcttaactaattatttttaattataaaacattttaattagcttaattaagcggtggggcctgcatgtcagtggcactgggctgcccagtcagcagttgactgggtgggcccactggcagtgagccaggggtggggcccggccggccacgtcggcagggcaccggagaggggctccggcgagctccaatgcggcggcgaggcgcgggtgagcttcgggtttcgcccacagggCATCCCCGGGGCTGTGGTTTGGCCCGTTCGAACGGCCAGTCCACACCGCGTCGAATggaggtggtggcgtggccggGGACGGCCGGGAACGTCGCCGGTGGCGAGTCAGGTGGTGGTGGGTTTCCGGTGAGCGGCGAATAGGgggctgcggggcacggcgagAGCAGCAGACGCGCGCGTTGGGCCACTAGGAACCCCAGGAGCACGATGCGGCGCTCAGCCGCATGTGAAGGCGAACATGGCCACGgcgccgagctcgtcggcggcgaggttCTTCGGGCGAGCTACGGAAACGGGGCTACGGGCGTCGGAAAAGctcgggagagagaggggaaagaagcgCAGGCTCACAGTGCTCCTGCAGATGTGCTCAAGCGTGCTCGAGGAGGGCTCGGTGCGGCGGAATCGACGGCGAAGCTCGTCGGAGAAGAGGAGGCAGACGGCAATGTAGGGGATGATGCAGAGGCGCTCCTGCTCGGGTGATTcgtcggggaggaagaggaggtcgaggcggtccttcttggcgcggaggagaggcgaggcggtgtCGGGGACCGCGTGCGTTACGGCGGCAGGGCCACGGCAGCGCTCGGATACGGTGGGGAATGGGAGAGGCGGAGAGGGCAAGCAGCAGCTCGTGGGGAAGGGGGGGNNNNNNNNNNNNNNNNNNNNNNNNNNNNNNNNNNNNNNNNNNNNNNNNNNNNNNNNNNNNNNNNNNNNNNNNNNNNNNNNNNNNNNNNNNNNNNNNNNNNNNNNNNNNNNNNNNNNNNNNNNNNNNNNNNNNNNNNNNNNNNNNNNNNNNNNNNNNNNNNNNNNNNNNNNNNNNNNNNNNNNNNNNNNNNNNNNNNNNNNNNNNNNNNNNNNNNNNNNNNNNNNNNNNNNNNNNNNNNNNNNNNNNNNNNNNNNNNNNNNNNNNNNNNNNNNNNNNNNNNNNNNNNNNNNNNNNNNNNNNNNNNNNNNNNNNNNNNNNNNNNNNNNNNNNNNNNNNNNNNNNNNNNNNNNNNNNNNNNNNNNNNNNNNNNNNNNNNNNNNNNNNNNNNNNNNNNNNNNNNNNNNNNNNNNNNNNNNNNNNNNNNNNNNNNNNNNNNNNNNNNNNNNNNNNNNNNNNNNNNNNNNNNggcgtccttatcctccccgcggcgcctgtagcggcgtggccggcgaggtggttcggcggcgacgccCCTGTTGCGGTCTGAGACCGAGGAACAGGGCGGGGGGGAAGAGAGACCACTGCGAGGGGGCAACTGGGCTGGCTCaggtgggttaggtgggccggcccaggtgggttcggtccagggaggggggttgctctctctctctctcccctttctttctcctttttttgtttttctttctccagcagcttttgcatttttcttttagccactaatgactttgcaaaattatgccactggctaaAACAATTCCAAAGAATTATTTTGCATTGCCAcaaaaaaagattgtgaggctttgtGAAAAAGGTagcaatttttataaattaaaaagccaATTAATCTATTGTTTTAGTCACTgctttaattggtttaggccatttaaacaccttgcaaaaatgttggtccaccaccaatattaacaaatgattattttccacaagatgaacattttagtttcatgTCTGACAAAAataatttttgactttagattggatttgaatttgaatggtgatttggatcaagtgaagattagcaacagtaaccttatgacatggcaccattaacaggtgaTTACTCTAGcctgacactgggggtgttacaaatctcctgcactacaagaaatctcgtcccgagatttaagaggtagtgaaagggggaaggtttggtaacgaatctagcgggtcttctcatcctagCTTGCTCTTCTctaagaggccggtccaatacattgatgtcttcatttctctgctttaggtcatcatgatgaagtcggcgtcgttcttcaggaactccatcataCTTGCGAAAaaataaagggtgggcattccgggagaacggacctctacaaggttgtctatctggtagataacatcggggaaggtggcggaacgtaactctcaaattgaaacttaataaaatatcgggagcaaagtatgaaggtcgcatgagaattttcgagcgggcatgcaatcgctcgttgcctgaaacagagtgtgaaaaggggttcagagcaacgagaataggtattgcgtctgataccaacttgtgacgccgccgattcaatcgtacactaatcatgcaagcaaacgtgtacgatcaagattagggactcacgggaagatatcacaacacaactctaaaacataaataagtcatacaagcatcataatacaagccaggggcctcgagggctcgaatacaagtgctcgatcatagacgagtcagcggaagcaacgatatctgggtacagacataagttaaacaagttgccttaagaaggccagcacaaactgggatacagatcaaaagaggcgcaggcctcctgcctgggatcatcctaaactactcctggtcgtcgtcagcgggctgcacgtagtagtaggcacctccggtgtagtaggagtcgtcgtcgacggtggcgtctggctcctgggctccagcatctgcttgcgacaaccaggtagaaaggaaagggggaaaagagggagaaaagcaaccgtgagtactcatccaaagtactcgcaagcaaggagctacactacatatgcatgggtatatgtgtaaagggccatatcggtggactgaactgcagaatgccagaataagagggggatagctaatcctgtcgaagactacgcttctggccacctccatcttgtagcatgtagaagagaatagatggtaagttcaccaagtagcatcgcatagcataatcctacccggcgatcccctctgtaacgcccgggtaatcaagctacagtaattccccgctaatcatgcaacgtcacctcggttactgttgttaaccgtgcgatgatccaaaaccgtttcataatttaaattcaattagtgtcaacaataaaagtttttcaaaatttaaaacaaaatgttcgggaggtgccatattttgcataagtaaatatggtgtagtaaacacatttttataaaatgcctaaataatttaaattgaaataaaacagaaaagcaaataaataaaacaaaagaaattacaaaaaagaaaaacagaacataaaaacaaaaggaagaacccccccccactgggccgtggcccaacttggCCGAACGGCCTCGGCCCACCAGGCCACCAGGCCGGCCCCAACCGCGCCCATATCCCCACTCCCCCAAACCATAAccccccaccgacaccccactctcccc
Coding sequences within:
- the LOC123074077 gene encoding uncharacterized protein isoform X1, with the protein product MASSWAPGLQERIQQKRLLSFINHSVDFVRSYIPFVSSPTSKVADVNMLPPWTAKDEMKHSEGVHEVVKEHSALSCWTYVATKSQTFDETEKGTDGEHMEQLLEALRSPPSASETPRHRQLYPPGRIMHMVALRISEEQGSQTEGVALYETPRDMYNKIRLDKSMIRDHYMPRYIETMEMLIDQLAENDVPPSDTNNVRLD